The proteins below come from a single Caenibius sp. WL genomic window:
- a CDS encoding fatty acid desaturase translates to MTAHETIDIPGSPQPAARGWHAAIPDDMDMLRAAVDLTRDISAARPGIYWPDMLISALVGYGCIAVAILARSPVVSVLAGVVAAVALYRALLFIHELTHIHKNALPGFRTGWNILVGIPLLTPSFMYEGVHTLHHARTRYGTADDPEYLPLALMKPWSLPVFLLIAVLAPFALLFRFAVLVPLGAVIPPLRTYVWQRFSALSINPDFRRRPPEGAFKRMVFWQELGGSLWAITLLASIHFLGWRPLLIALVIMSGTALLNQLRTLVAHLWENEGDAMTVTAQYLDSVNVPPPAFMAPLWAPVGLRYHALHHLLPSLPYHALGEAHRRLRAQLGGQSTYDKASYPGLFMLVGRLARNTMRRV, encoded by the coding sequence ATGACTGCCCACGAAACCATCGACATTCCCGGTTCGCCCCAGCCCGCCGCGCGCGGCTGGCATGCCGCGATTCCGGATGACATGGACATGTTGCGCGCGGCGGTCGATCTGACGCGCGATATTTCGGCGGCCCGGCCGGGTATCTACTGGCCCGACATGCTGATTTCGGCGCTGGTGGGCTATGGCTGCATTGCCGTTGCCATTCTGGCGCGGAGCCCGGTTGTGTCCGTGCTGGCGGGGGTGGTCGCCGCGGTTGCGCTCTATCGGGCGTTGCTGTTCATTCATGAATTGACCCATATCCACAAGAACGCCCTGCCGGGCTTCCGCACCGGGTGGAATATTCTGGTCGGCATTCCGCTGCTGACCCCGTCCTTCATGTATGAAGGGGTGCACACGCTGCACCATGCCCGCACGCGCTACGGCACGGCGGACGATCCCGAATATCTGCCTCTGGCCCTGATGAAGCCGTGGTCCTTGCCGGTGTTCCTGCTGATCGCTGTGCTGGCGCCTTTCGCGCTGCTGTTCCGCTTTGCCGTGCTGGTTCCGCTCGGCGCGGTGATCCCGCCCTTGCGGACATATGTCTGGCAACGTTTCTCCGCGCTTTCCATCAATCCCGATTTCCGCCGCCGCCCGCCCGAAGGGGCCTTCAAGCGCATGGTGTTCTGGCAGGAACTGGGCGGCAGCCTGTGGGCGATCACTCTGCTGGCGAGCATCCATTTCCTCGGCTGGCGGCCGCTGCTGATCGCGCTGGTGATCATGTCGGGCACCGCGCTGCTCAACCAGTTGCGCACTCTGGTGGCGCATCTGTGGGAAAACGAAGGCGATGCGATGACGGTGACGGCGCAATATCTCGATTCGGTCAATGTACCGCCGCCCGCGTTCATGGCGCCGCTCTGGGCGCCCGTGGGGCTGCGCTATCACGCCCTGCATCACCTGCTGCCGAGCCTGCCCTATCATGCGCTGGGCGAAGCGCATCGCCGCCTGCGGGCGCAACTGGGCGGACAATCGACCTATGACAAGGCCAGCTATCCCGGCCTGTTCATGCTGGTCGGCCGTCTGGCTCGCAACACCATGCGCCGGGTCTGA